A portion of the Lolium rigidum isolate FL_2022 chromosome 1, APGP_CSIRO_Lrig_0.1, whole genome shotgun sequence genome contains these proteins:
- the LOC124690196 gene encoding transcription factor MYBS3-like — translation MTRDGVPPAAPPGGGGGGDGPRRCSQCGNHGHNTRTCTARPPVKLFGVRIGDKPPIRKSASMGNLAQLAECSGGARAEGYGSEGDDDKPHHRKRGESWSEEEHKNFLLGLKNLGKGDWRGISRNYVGSRTPTQVASHAQKYFIRQTNNNRRKRRSSLFDMVIDDSGDLPLSRSSSQEIPLSRSSSQDVEEYVDDLRPANALVIPPAPVPVLTSVSVPPPVAVMAPPAPVPVLTYTSAPPPVPAMAHHPEGSQWVGSSLNAGEAGMVMPQVISPYGYPMMFPPPHYAQAFYPVPYYGYAPMFYGPPGIMQASSPGTVQASHEPVRPVAVHSRPPVNVEDLYSMSELNLKGDSSTNGVNPKSPLPPKPNGRPERQSAFHGTGPGNGSSNGLIPAK, via the exons ATGACGCGGGACGGCGTGCcaccggcggcgccgcccggcggcggcggcggcggggacgggCCGAGGCGGTGCTCGCAGTGCGGGAACCACGGGCACAACACGCGCACGTGCACGGCGCGCCCACCCGTGAAGCTCTTCGGCGTGCGCATCGGCGACAAGCCACCGATCAGGAAGAGCGCCAGCATGGGTAACCTCGCGCAGCTCGCGGAGTGTAGCGGCGGCGCCAGGGCCGAGGGGTACGGCTCCGAGGGAGACGACGACAAACCCCACCACCGGAAGCGAG GCGAGTCATGGTCAGAAGAGGAGCACAAAAATTTTCTTCTTGGATTGAAGAATTTAGGGAAAGGTGATTGGCGTGGCATATCCCGTAATTACGTTGGTTCGAGGACACCTACTCAAGTTGCTAGCCATGCTCAGAAGTATTTCATTCGCCAAACAAATAATAATAGAAGAAAGAGAAGATCAAGCCTCTTCGATATGGTTATTGATGAT TCTGGTGATCTGCCACTCTCCCGTTCATCATCACAAGAGATACCACTCTCTCGGTCATCGTCACAAGACGTAGAAGAGTATGTAGATGATCTGCGGCCTGCTAATGCTCTTGTGATCCCGCCCGCTCCTGTTCCTGTGCTGACATCTGTTTCAGTTCCACCACCGGTGGCAGTAATGGCACCACCTGCTCCCGTGCCTGTGCTAACTTATACATCAGCTCCACCACCAGTTCCAGCAATGGCACATCATCCTGAGGGCAGTCAGTGGGTTGGTTCAAGTTTGAATGCTGGAGAAGCAGGCATGGTGATGCCACAAGTCATATCCCCCTATGGTTACCCAATGATGTTTCCTCCGCCTCATTATGCTCAAGCATTTTATCCAGTTCCATACTATGGTTATGCTCCTATGTTCTATGGGCCACCAGGTATAATGCAAGCATCGTCACCAGGTACAGTACAAGCATCTCATGAGCCTGTCAGGCCTGTGGCCGTCCACTCAAGACCTCCTGTAAACGTTGAAGACCTGTACAGCATGTCCGAACTCAACCTGAAAGGTGACTCAAGTACCAATGGTGTCAACCCAAAGTCACCGTTGCCACCAAAACCAAATGGGCGACCCGAAAGGCAATCTGCATTCCATGGAACAGGGCCTGGAAACGGCTCATCAAACGGACTAATCCCTGCAAAGTGA